A single genomic interval of Piliocolobus tephrosceles isolate RC106 chromosome 7, ASM277652v3, whole genome shotgun sequence harbors:
- the MOS gene encoding proto-oncogene serine/threonine-protein kinase mos, whose product MPSPLALRPHLPSEFSPSVDARPCSSPSELPAKLLLGATPRAPRLPRRLAWCSIDWEQVCLLQRLGAGGFGSVYKATYHGVPVAIKQVNKCTKNRLASRRSFWAELNVARLRHDNIVRVVAASTRTPAGSNSLGTIIMEFGGNVTLHQVIYGAAGHPEGDAGEPHCHTGGPLTLGKCLRYSLDVVNGLLFLHSQSIVHLDLKPANILISEQDVCKISDFGCSEKLEDLLCFQTPLYPLGGTYTHRAPELLKGEGVTPKADIYSFAITLWQMTTKQAPYSGERQHILYAVVAYDLRPSLSAAVFQDSLPGQRLGDVIRCCWRPSAAQRPSAGLLLVDLTSLKAEFG is encoded by the coding sequence ATGCCCTCGCCCCTGGCCCTACGCCCCCACCTCCCCAGCGAGTTTTCCCCGTCGGTGGACGCGCGGCCCTGCAGCAGTCCCTCAGAGCTCCCTGCGAAGCTGCTTCTGGGGGCCACTCCTCGGGCCCCGCGGCTGCCGCGCCGGCTGGCTTGGTGCTCCATTGACTGGGAGCAGGTGTGCTTGCTGCAGAGGCTGGGAGCGGGAGGGTTTGGCTCGGTGTACAAGGCGACTTACCACGGTGTTCCTGTGGCCATAAAGCAAGTGAACAAGTGCACCAAGAACCGACTAGCATCTCGGCGGAGTTTCTGGGCTGAGCTCAACGTAGCAAGGCTGCGCCACGATAACATCGTGCGCGTGGTGGCTGCCAGCACGCGCACGCCCGCGGGGTCCAACAGCCTAGGGACCATCATCATGGAGTTCGGTGGCAACGTCACTTTACACCAAGTCATCTACGGCGCCGCCGGCCACCCTGAGGGGGACGCGGGGGAGCCTCACTGCCACACTGGAGGACCGTTAACTTTGGGAAAGTGTCTCAGGTACTCCCTAGATGTTGTGAACGGCCTGCTCTTCCTCCACTCGCAAAGCATTGTGCACTTGGACCTGAAGCCCGCGAACATCTTGATCAGTGAGCAGGATGTCTGTAAAATTAGTGACTTCGGTTGCTCTGAGAAGTTGGAAGATCTGCTGTGCTTCCAGACACCTCTATACCCCCTAGGAGGCACATACACCCACCGCGCCCCGGAACTCCTGAAAGGAGAGGGAGTGACGCCCAAAGCCGACATTTATTCCTTTGCCATCACTCTCTGGCAAATGACTACCAAGCAGGCGCCCTATTCGGGGGAGCGGCAGCACATACTGTACGCAGTGGTGGCCTACGATCTGCGCCCGTCCCTCTCCGCTGCCGTCTTCCAGGACTCGCTCCCCGGGCAGCGCCTTGGGGACGTCATCCGGTGCTGCTGGAGACCCAGCGCGGCGCAGAGGCCGAGCGCGGGGCTGCTTTTGGTGGATCTCACCTCTTTGAAAGCTGAATTTGGCTGA